In the Fusobacterium sp. FSA-380-WT-3A genome, GCTTCCCCTCTCATTCCATCAGTTCCAAAATACTTTCTCATTCTTTCTCACTCCTTCTAAGCAATAATTTTTCTCCTATAACCCCTGTTACACTACCAGATATACAACCTAAGGCTAAAAAGAAAATCACAAATAAAATTATATATCTTGAATTGATATTTATATTTCTAAATAATAAAAAATATACTACAATTAACTGTATTATATTGTGTACCAAAGCTGATGCCATACTTATAGAAACAAGAGATAGTTTATTTCTAAATTTATATAAAAATATCATTATTCCTAAACTAGTAACTCCAGAAATAAAACTTATTAAAAACCCTGGAGTAAACAATGTTCCAAGCATCAACCCTTGAATTATTATTCTAAGAATAACTACTTCAATAGCCATTTTTTTATCAAATTTTTCTAAGGCTATAATCCCCCCAATATTTGCCAATCCTATTTTTAACCAAGGAAATGGCTTTGGGATAAGTGTTTCTGCCAATGAAAGATATAGAGACAATAAAATTAATAATATTAGATATTTTTCTCTTCTTATATCTTGTTTTGTTTTCTCCATAGACTTCTCCATTATCTATTCCAACACATTATAATTGCTGCTTCCCCTGTATCTTTATAGTAATTTTTTCTTTTACCAACTTCTACAAAAAAATTTTCTTTATAGAAAGATATTGCTGTCATATTATTTTCCCTAACTTCTAAAAAAATATCCTTCTCCATTTTTTTCATTTCTTTTATTAATAGTGTCCCTATCCCTCTTTTTCTAGCTTCAGGGATTACTCCTATCTTCATTATTTCTAATGATTCACTATTGTCAAAAATTATTATATAACCAAGAATCTTTCCATCTTCCTTAGCAGAGATAAATTTATACATACTTTTATTTTCTAGCATTTCCTCTATCTCTTTTTTAGAATAAGAGCTAAACTTAAATATCTCTTTTTCTAATCTAGCTATATCTTCACAGCTATTTTCATAATCTAATATCAACATCTACATCTCCATTACTTTAATAGTTTGATTTTATTTAGAGGCCAAAATCTTACAAAAGCTTTTCCTCTTATTCTATCCTCTTTTACGAATCCCCACATTCTTGAGTCATAGCTACCATTAGTATTATCCCCTAAAGCTAAATAATAATCATCTTCTAATGTTAATTTTATAGTTTCTCCTTTCATTAGTGAATCTAATATATCTTTATTATGGATTAAATCAAGTATCATACCTGTTTCTTTTCCATTAACTAAAAACTTTATTATTGGTAAAGCTTGTTTTACTTCTCCTGGATTTTCTAATAATATCTCCTGTAATTTTGCAACATTTATATTTCTAGCCATATAAGCCTCATTATAATTCATTCCAGGAATAATCTCTACCTTATCACCTTTTTTAGGTATTACCCAAACATTATTTCCAAGTTCTCCCAATGGTGAATATTTTCTACTCTCAATCATCTTTCCATCAACATATAAATGATTATTTTTTATCTGTACAGTTTCACCTGGTAATCCCATAACTCTTTTTGTATAAAGTACTTTATTTTGGATAGGCTCTTTAAACACAATAATTTCTTCTCTTTTAGGAGCTCTAAATTTATAGCTTATCATATTTCCAAAAAGTCTATCTTTTGGCATTATTGTTGGCTCCATAGACCCTGTTGGTACCATAAAATTTCCAATATAAAATCTTTGAATAATAAGTACTAATATAATAGCTGTAGCTATTGATTCTATTCCATTAAATACTGTAAATACTTTTTTTCTTGAAGA is a window encoding:
- a CDS encoding Gx transporter family protein — translated: MEKTKQDIRREKYLILLILLSLYLSLAETLIPKPFPWLKIGLANIGGIIALEKFDKKMAIEVVILRIIIQGLMLGTLFTPGFLISFISGVTSLGIMIFLYKFRNKLSLVSISMASALVHNIIQLIVVYFLLFRNININSRYIILFVIFFLALGCISGSVTGVIGEKLLLRRSEKE
- the rimI gene encoding ribosomal protein S18-alanine N-acetyltransferase — protein: MLILDYENSCEDIARLEKEIFKFSSYSKKEIEEMLENKSMYKFISAKEDGKILGYIIIFDNSESLEIMKIGVIPEARKRGIGTLLIKEMKKMEKDIFLEVRENNMTAISFYKENFFVEVGKRKNYYKDTGEAAIIMCWNR
- the lepB gene encoding signal peptidase I, which encodes MSRENFVFNIVFYIILTAFFIYIFVKEKQLSNKIKGYVEKVSNGFCNICGIERESSRKKVFTVFNGIESIATAIILVLIIQRFYIGNFMVPTGSMEPTIMPKDRLFGNMISYKFRAPKREEIIVFKEPIQNKVLYTKRVMGLPGETVQIKNNHLYVDGKMIESRKYSPLGELGNNVWVIPKKGDKVEIIPGMNYNEAYMARNINVAKLQEILLENPGEVKQALPIIKFLVNGKETGMILDLIHNKDILDSLMKGETIKLTLEDDYYLALGDNTNGSYDSRMWGFVKEDRIRGKAFVRFWPLNKIKLLK